From Rhopalosiphum padi isolate XX-2018 chromosome 2, ASM2088224v1, whole genome shotgun sequence:
aataaaacacatttttccataattttaataagttccTTCGAgttcatattagtatattactgtaACAAATTCTGTAAATTCTGTTTGTAATGTAGGTTAGCTATTAGGCAATATGTGTgtactatgtatttattttagtttatcgaTAAGacgaataaataaacatattacatataatatacttgtaataactaatatacatacaatatattatttatattttataacaaataaaataaactaataaacttaaaaatatcattgttataaaaaattaaaacattgccAAGGaaatggtattatttaaaattgaatgaatccatataatttgtaatttcccctgaagaaataattataaataataaataaaaatcaatacccTTACTGGTGGTTAGcattattacaaatacaataatattttttataatatataatacctacaataaacatatatacctattatattattacgtattaagtCACCAAACCATTTGCTTTtcctacaataatatttatattttttaacatttttctcacCTGtccaatatatattgtaatgtataatatacacttatattattattatatatcactgTTACAGCTATATAAACAACTCGCAAGTAGTACAATGACCTACAAtgtgaacaattttatttcccTATGCtgttatacgttttaaaaacgaaaatatttttactgatattatttataatatatatattgaagagTAAAAAATGCGTGgttagctataatatatatatatatatatatataaacattaatggttggtatataatataatattataacacataaacGGGTGAAACGaaaatcatacaattttcaatcGAAATCGATTTGAAGGTAAGTACGTGTAAAtcgtgtaattaaaaaaaataataataatgataaaaacaagAAAGAAAGAAACGTCGTAGAACGGCTTGTTTTTTTGTCCGGCCAACGGTTCCCACGGCGGTGGAATATTAACACGGTCGACCGCGTGTCCGGTGGTGGTAGCCGTGGCGGGTGAGCGAGCGAGAAAAAGCGTCGAGAAATGGTCGGTTTATGGGTAGATTGGAGTGGGGAAATAGAGTGAGAAAGAATGAACGGGTTACGGGAAGCGCGCGAGCGTGCGTACATGTTGGGAGGAGGGTGGCGGGGGTTTGAGAGGGTCGAGAGAGAGCCGAAAAAAACCGAATACGAAAAATCTAATAGCCACTGCCGCGCCGCCGAAAAGAATGACGGAAAAAAAcagataatatacaaaaataatattgtaagcgGGCAGAGAGAGACGTGCACACGGTATTTACCGTGTCGCCACGATCGTTGTACGGTAATTCCTGACGGTGTCCCGTCCACACCTGCGCCTGCACTGGCGCACCTGTGCGCGCCGCCACCGTTCCCCCAGCACACTGGCACCGAAACGTGGTGCGCCGGCGGGTCGTGGtggaataaataaaacaactaatATATGACTGCGACTACTTAGCTCACGGGCCACGGTCGCGgtgaatgaaatttaatattttttttccccgtGTTGGCGCAGTGAATTTTTTACCCACTACAACAACGACCCATCGATCAGAATTTTCCCCCCTCGCCGCGCGAATGccacggttattattattattgttttttaccactccgtatttttttttaccgccGCGCGACACCGCCGACGACTACACGCTAGCAGTCTCAATAAACGCGCGCGTGCCGTCGTCGACTGATCGCTGCCGCCGTCGCATCTGTTGGCGGCGACACGATTacgataacatatttaattcgtaataattaacattatttaatcgtGTTTGTTGTTTCGATTCACCGTTTTACGCggatttcttaaataattaagacATCATATCATTATTAGTCTTCGTGAAACGATATCATCAACACCGCCAGAGAGGACAACGacgaaaacaacaacaatattatattataataatttatgtaaaaccgTTTTATCGGGATTTTGTGTGTACGTTCGCGGTCGTTTCGTCCAGCAAACCCGATACAACGCTATTATCTGAACGTGATAAGACAGTCCGCCCGTGTGCGTCTGCgagtgtattttttaataaattttttttaccgtaATTCcgtttcggttttttttttccttcGCTCACCGATTTCTCCGAACTCGAAATGCGTGTGCGTGATTTTACGACGACCACGACTAACGCGTATGTGTACGACCGACGACGTCGGCGCGGCGGCGGCTACACCGCCGAGGGCCGTAATCGCTCgtattttgtgtgtgtgtgtgtgtgttggggGGGACGCGCGTCGTCAACGTCGTCAACGCGGCGACGGCCCTTTATTGATTTTTCGTATTCGCGTGTCGTtcagttgttgttgttgataaGGAGAGTGAATTTTTTTCGTCGTCGGTCGATAAAATTTTTTGCGGGGAGGGGAGTTACTCCCCCACTAGTTGTGGTCGTCCGTCAACCGCCACTACCGCCGCACCACCACTACCTCTTCCGCCGTGGTTGCCTTCACTGCCTCTGGCCGCTGCTCAACGACGGCCGatacatgaaaatatttacGGAACCGGAACTAATGGCAGGAAAAggcgcacgcacgcacgcacgcataTTCGACACGCACACGATGTGTAAACAAACAAACGTACGGAAGACGGTGACCGAAAACGGCAACGAGCACGAAAAGTCATCGATTTAGCGGGAGCCAAAACGACCGAAAAATTCATGAAGACGAGGActtaaacaacaacaacaagcGGTATCGTAGAACGCCGCTAACCGTACTTGCTCGCGTTTTCTGGTTTGGATAGCTGCGAGTTCCAGAAGACAGATAAATAGTGTTCCGAAGAGCTTGATCAGCAAAAGGTGTCTGTTAAAGAACGTAATTATCGTCTCGTCGTCGAATTAACACTAGGTAAATGAAACAATATTTCACTCATTCCATGTAAATAGTTTACGTGACTTTGCCGTTAGATCGATCATCATAATTGAGTATCATACTCAATTTCACAATTTAGTGATAAAAGATTATTCATTTTACTCAGTTCAAAGTTTTGATCGCCAACACTGCTATGGGTGCCCCTTAGTGTTTAAACGATATGGGGATTTAATATCATGTTATCAATACTCTAGTTATTTGATGCACATATAGGTACCCAATTAAATGGCTTTTTCAGTTTTAGTTGATCACATTGGTAGGTTctacataaattaatacaatattcttcAACGcagtttttttttggtaaactttatattttagccATAAACTATTTGTTAAGCAAAGTTAATGATATGGTATATTTGTTAGAGGTtgttaagtgaaattaatttatttagaaataatataggtttcatacaaattaaaattactatgggAAATaggtagataaatatatttaactgcaTTCAATTTacacatttggtgaaaattatttatactaaaaaaacttATGGAAATTAAAAGCTATTTCAAAGCAAATGTATTTTAGGTAAGTGGTTAGTCTAGAAATCATAACTAATGATTAacttttttcaaatgtaattttttgaaccAAAAATCTGATTTCAAATTCAAGTATATTACTGTAACATGAAGCATAACATTTGACGATACAGAAATGCCTTTACATCTACTATGTACATatctattatcatataattttatacaatattaactatCTCTATTTATGTAATGTTTCTTTAATGTACTCATCTTATGCcctttatacaaaattataatactaaatattattttaaggaaattcaACCATTAGATGTTGTTTAGTATTGAAAATTGTCAattgattgtttattttaataatttagctgTCACagctgaaaaaattaatttaactgtaaTGTGTTTAATTTGTGGACCTACCATAAAAATTATCTGAACTACACAGTATTGTACAAAATTTGAACAGTTAAAAGTTTACAACGTACACAATCATATTTTATCTATAGAcatctaaaattgtttttcttttatcaaAGTTAAGCTAATTTAACTGAAatagttttaatgtatttttatataatctttTCTATAGCCCTTTATAAATTGGTATCTAGTgggttagtaaaataaattgatttgtttttgtatgattataaatatgaataatacaattttttttttacagactaTCATAAATTGATGACTTGATGAGTATTTAGttcatttattgaaaaaaaaaatgatactaatacaagaataattattgtttaaaaaagtaagttttaattttttgtctataatatatattgacctGATTTACTTttggtttgatatttttaaagctGATAATGGTTACTGATTAgtgttattatgaaaataattgatcATTATTGTAGAataaaagtacataaaaaaaattatgtacatattactcATAATAAATAAGTCTAATAatcccaaaaaataaaaaaattttttttatatatttatagaacaaattcatatcaattttaaataagtatattgaaAAAACATAATAGAAAAGTTGTACACTTATAAAAGTatagcaaaatattaaattgtattttgattgttgatcataattattttaatacactttATAAATTCACGATCCattgtttgattaaattaagtatacctaattattttgtttatataaaatgaatatgcttgaaataataatgtaatacctgaaaagtataaaatatgaaaaacttacgaatatagataatagtaggtatatatttaaataatggcattaaaaaatatgtgttacaGTAAGCATTTGGTAAATACATTCAACACAAATGTTGTATTTTGGTATTTTCTTATTGGCGagacataatttttgtttagataAGGTGAgctaatattgataaataattttagaaaagtgtaaaacttataaataaatattatcgataACTACTggacattttgattttattccTAATTAGTTtctcgtattattaaatatatcaaaatattgatttgtttaatatgttgtgtggattatttattagaaattcaaTATCTTAAACCTTTACTGTTGTTAAtgggtaatatataatttttatttatgttttaaaagtacctaatataattgtcatattattaactagaaaactatatatattataaatggtatttaataatttaaaaacaatgcattattaataaattctttaaaatctaagtattataaatccattatttaaaacttagatgtgaaatcaacaaattaaatataattttgaagtatCCATACTAGGAATAGCAAGTATACAACATTAACTCTAAAGTGTTCCAGGTAAAGTTTACTATTTGTGAAACAAACTCTTGAATTCTTGagcttttaagaaaaaaaaattatatacatttacttttaaccaactaacatttttaaattgtaaaaaataaataataatagatttacatTAAACATACAAATTCCAATACATTTTACTGTGGAAACTGCATCCTTACAGTATCTACATAAGATGTGGATTTGTAAGCTTACATTAAACTAaccaaaataatttcattaggcGGGTacgcttattattaatatgctttAATCGGTgttcattcaaaataaaataatgtaggtgCTGGATTAACATATTTCATTTACTCAGTTACTTCTATTCAAATAAGGCAATTACAATGATTCCATTCTTCTCCAAGCTTACCATAATTTTCTCCAGGTTTTGGgtactgtaattattatatctattgtacatattataattataatttttgctaTGTATTTATAGCTGAACTGATTGACTACCAGAGACGTTTAATACTTactgaatattacaaattcactGGTTTGCATACAAAAGAATGGTTATCTCAAGATACAGAAGACATACCTGGTTTATTTCCTCATCACCTAGATCCTGGTGCCATTACTATACGGACAACACCTAGCAGTGGTTCTGGTGGTAAGCGAATGCGAAATTCATCAAACCGGTCACCCGACGAAGCACGATGGGTCTGTCCAACTTGTGGAAAACGATATAAGTATAGTCGTGGCTTAGCTATGCATAGGCGATTAGAATGTGGTAAGGAACCTATGTTCCATTGTCCCTTTTGTCCACAAAAATGTCACCAAAAAGGCAATATGGTCATACATATCAAGAAAAAACACCCTACCCAATATGAGGAACAATCGCAAGCTGTTGTACAGGCACATGTCAAAGCACAGCATGTCCAAAgcgattaatacaattttttccctcagtatttttgttttaatttaattttacatgtcTTTTAAGGCACATGctactacttatttaaatttttataaaatttatatttattctatgtttaaatttatattaacatatttattaaattttcaaggtcATATCCTATCACAGTACCTCCCTCTACCCTCTTGTTAtagttgtaaatttttattaaaaatattatgcaaattattgAGTTTTCTTAATAATCTTTAATACTCATAAGATAAATCTTGactgataatattaacaataattttacccatatttgtatttgttagttattattttgttattatgtataatataaataatattatattatacacatgctTAAAATACATGCATTAACCAGTTTAATCTACCTCTTTTGATATGACCAAGAAATGCCCACTTCTTTCGTCCCCCACTAGACTTAAACCGTTACCTATTTCATAATTgaattgcaattattttaatacccaTTTGCAATAAACGTGcaatgcatatatttattttatatcaatattattttttcagcgATTTTGCTTgtacatattcaatttttattttgttaaattataaatatatattttttttttcgaaataaggtttttttcaaattcattaatacatttatattttaggtatttgttttttttattattattattattattattttattttattttttttttatgattattatttttattattattattattattattattattatattattagaaaagtattaattgattttatagtattaacaaACCAAAACAAATGAAATTGAGTCTTCCAAGTGATAATTAAGCTATAGAACAAGttgagatatatttttttaattgtaatctcGTTCCCGTCCCAATTAAGATTATTCATGTACAAGTAATCTTAAATTTGagatatttacttaaaacaaatactattgtatacaaatttttattttgtaaaattgttgatgtattttttctacttaagaatgttttattttataacagtattaAGATGACAAATTACTAGTTAGTTATATGTcttgtattatacaaatgaCCCAAAGTATTATGgattagtttttaatggtattttatttatttgattaaaaatgtgtaattaaatttttattttaagtaatataattgttgggttatttttttgttagccTGAAACAACTTATAATTTTGGTGgttttgtaagttttttttctttatagatTGTACTTACAAgtttcaaattattgttttgactagtattcaaattttactttaaacaattatttcgtTACATTTACCTGaaacatgtaaatatatatttaaattgttatatataattatttttatttattatattaaaaatgatccctatgtatcttattatttttttatgttctttTAATCAAAAACATGAAAACATGTACtaattcacttttttttttacaggtgTTATGTTAATACAAGTCAAATCATACAGTAGGTCAACGGCATTATCATCGaaacaataaatcattattccACTCATAATGTACATTAAATAATCCTTTCTTTTCTTATCTATAGACAGctgtagttaaaaatgatatattttaattattgattttgtatacttttttttctcaTCCTGTCATAGTTTTTACTTCtagaatatcaaatatttttacagcgctggatctaaatttaaaaaaattcaaatcaagagttaaatgttcaataatgacaaaaattattactaaaattgataatttattattttatctatctgttaaataaaataatacatgtacctttttattttaactggTAGGTTTCTGTATTAGTAGTTCAGTAGTATTTGCAATAatcttattagtatttattgtgAAATTGGCTTATACTTTTCGCACGCTCTTGTTTCGCACCTGAGCATGTCTCTAGCTTCTTCTATCACCACTGCTCCTCATATTAACAACTGGTGGTTGCAGTTACAGGCGATGAAATGGCCACAATCACTGCCACACAGCGTGTGGTGAATAATCATCTGACCAATTTCAATTATCATCATTTGTCAAGTGTTATTAAATACTTGAATAATCAACAACAAACACCGCAACAACCGCAACAGCCAAAAACATGGACAACAACTAATGCATTGTCAATATCTCAAAGATATTTTGAGAAAATTGCTCCAGCTTCTGTTGGCATTCCTGCGTTGatgaatcaaaatttttatgatatgcaggtatagtatttgttattaatattatatcatggaACTATCTAAttcactattttttaatataaatatatatttattatgcataatggtaaaataattgttgtaacAAAACATTTCTTATAGGATTCTGGTTCAGATGCTTCTGGTCACGATGGCTATGGAAGACACAGGAGACATAATAGGGACAAGGAACCTATATTTCAATGTCCTGACTGTGACAAAAGGTATCGCTCTAAAACAAGTTTAAGTCTACATAAACGTCTTGAATGTGGAAAAGAACCAGCCTTCCAGTGCCCATACTGCCCGCTCAAAACACATCAGAAAGGTAACCTTCAAGTGCatataaaaaagaaacacaACGATCACGGAGAACTTAATAGgacttattgaattttattagtaaaactACATTGGTCTGATAAACATTTAGAGAGATGATAGTGCCATCCCCTAGAgtcataacttttaatttatttccttaaataataaaaatatcctaatatttttaaatatattaaacaaaataacgtcaaataaattcaaaagtcTGGTTTTAAAACTCATTTATACTAACcataattcataacaattttttttttttactttgttaataaatttaggtttaatttatatatttttaattaataaaaatgattccaatattaataatatattcaaaaattaacttattatttataagtaataagaaaAACATCA
This genomic window contains:
- the LOC132920686 gene encoding longitudinals lacking protein-like, producing the protein MATITATQRVVNNHLTNFNYHHLSSVIKYLNNQQQTPQQPQQPKTWTTTNALSISQRYFEKIAPASVGIPALMNQNFYDMQDSGSDASGHDGYGRHRRHNRDKEPIFQCPDCDKRYRSKTSLSLHKRLECGKEPAFQCPYCPLKTHQKGNLQVHIKKKHNDHGELNRTY